The Streptomyces europaeiscabiei genome window below encodes:
- a CDS encoding WhiB family transcriptional regulator, with protein sequence MQLEAHAPSVPPSETISPPGLTEDSTLTPLTALTALDDAIENLGVPVPCRSYDPEVFFAESPADVEYAKSLCRTCPLMEACLAGAKERREPWGVWGGELFVQGVVVARKRPRGRPRKNPVTA encoded by the coding sequence GTGCAACTCGAAGCGCACGCCCCGTCCGTACCGCCTTCCGAAACGATCTCCCCGCCCGGCCTCACGGAGGACTCCACCTTGACCCCGCTCACCGCGCTCACCGCGCTCGACGACGCCATCGAGAACCTCGGCGTACCCGTCCCCTGCCGCTCCTACGACCCGGAGGTCTTCTTCGCCGAGTCGCCGGCCGATGTCGAGTACGCCAAGTCCCTCTGCCGCACCTGCCCGCTGATGGAGGCCTGCCTCGCCGGCGCCAAGGAGCGGCGTGAGCCCTGGGGCGTCTGGGGTGGCGAGCTCTTCGTCCAGGGTGTCGTCGTGGCCCGCAAGCGGCCTCGTGGTCGCCCGCGCAAGAACCCGGTCACGGCATGA
- a CDS encoding ATP-dependent DNA helicase UvrD2 gives MPACGQLAQPSPATWQHGHVTAATHSTLFPRVPDSADAVLEGLDPEQRAVATALHGPVCVLAGAGTGKTRAITHRIAYGVRAGILQPASVLAVTFTARAAGEMRGRLRQLGAAGVQARTFHSAALRQLQYFWPKAVGGGVPRIVDRKIQIVADAAAACRIRLDRNELRDVTAEIEWSKVTRTVPSDYAAATAKQGRDAPRDPAEIAQIYATYENLKRERAVIDFEDVLLLTVGILQDRHDIAEQVRSQYQHFVVDEYQDVSPLQQRLLELWLGERDDLCVVGDASQTIYSFTGATPDHLLDFRHRHPGATVVKLVRDYRSTPQVVHLANGLLSQARGRAADHRLELISQRPPGPEPRYTEYTDEPAEAEGAARRIRDLIASGVPAGEIAILFRTNSQSETYEQALADTGVPYQLRGAERFFDRPEVRKAGAALRAAARFGGNDTLLEDAVDLPSLVRAVLSGEGWTSEPPAGSGAVRERWESLAALVNLAHDFAAAKPDATLGDLVAELDERANAQHAPTVQGVTLASLHSAKGLEWDAVFLVGVAEGMMPISYAKTDEQIEEERRLLYVGVTRARDQLSVSWALSRSPGGRPNRRPSRFLNGLRPGSTATAGRTGTGGSGGVELGSGGGRTGDLAARGTEAAPRRAGRTPARCRVCGRTLRDAGDMKLMRCEDCPSDMDEGLYERLREWRAAQAQRSGQPDFCVFTDRTLMAIAEAGPSTPVELGRIPGVRARKLQRYGADVLDICAGREPGCEDEND, from the coding sequence GTGCCTGCCTGTGGACAACTTGCTCAGCCGTCTCCGGCGACCTGGCAGCATGGCCATGTGACAGCAGCAACGCACTCCACCCTCTTCCCGCGGGTCCCCGACTCGGCCGACGCGGTGCTCGAAGGGCTCGACCCCGAGCAGCGCGCGGTGGCGACCGCCCTGCACGGTCCGGTGTGCGTGCTGGCGGGCGCCGGCACGGGCAAGACCCGGGCGATCACCCACCGGATCGCCTACGGCGTGCGTGCAGGGATCCTCCAGCCCGCCAGTGTGCTGGCCGTCACCTTCACCGCCCGCGCCGCCGGAGAGATGCGTGGCCGCCTTCGCCAGCTCGGCGCCGCCGGAGTCCAGGCCCGGACGTTCCACTCGGCCGCGCTGCGCCAGCTCCAGTACTTCTGGCCGAAGGCCGTCGGCGGAGGTGTGCCACGCATCGTCGACCGCAAGATCCAGATCGTCGCGGACGCGGCCGCCGCCTGCCGCATCCGTCTCGATCGCAACGAACTCCGCGACGTCACCGCCGAGATCGAGTGGTCCAAGGTCACCCGGACCGTGCCCTCCGACTACGCCGCCGCGACCGCCAAGCAAGGCCGCGACGCCCCCCGCGACCCGGCCGAGATCGCCCAGATCTACGCGACGTACGAGAACCTGAAGCGCGAGCGGGCCGTCATCGACTTCGAGGACGTCCTCCTGCTCACCGTCGGCATCCTCCAGGACCGCCACGACATCGCCGAGCAGGTCCGCTCCCAGTACCAGCACTTCGTGGTCGACGAGTACCAGGACGTCAGCCCCCTCCAGCAGCGTCTCCTGGAGCTGTGGCTCGGGGAGAGGGACGACCTGTGCGTCGTGGGCGACGCCAGCCAGACGATCTATTCGTTCACTGGTGCAACTCCCGACCATCTGCTCGACTTCCGCCACCGTCACCCCGGGGCCACCGTCGTCAAGCTCGTCCGTGACTACCGCTCCACCCCGCAGGTCGTCCACCTCGCCAACGGCCTGCTCTCCCAGGCCCGCGGCCGCGCCGCCGACCACAGACTCGAGCTGATCTCCCAGCGCCCACCTGGCCCCGAGCCCCGCTACACCGAATACACGGACGAGCCCGCCGAGGCCGAGGGCGCCGCCCGCCGCATCCGGGACCTCATCGCCTCCGGCGTCCCCGCCGGCGAGATCGCCATCCTGTTCCGGACGAACTCCCAGTCCGAGACCTACGAACAGGCCCTCGCGGACACCGGAGTGCCCTACCAGCTGCGCGGCGCGGAACGGTTCTTCGACCGTCCCGAGGTGCGTAAGGCGGGGGCCGCGCTGAGAGCCGCCGCCCGCTTCGGTGGCAACGACACCCTCCTCGAGGACGCCGTCGACCTTCCTTCACTGGTACGGGCCGTGCTGTCCGGCGAGGGGTGGACCAGTGAACCGCCGGCGGGCTCCGGCGCGGTCAGGGAACGCTGGGAGTCCCTGGCGGCCCTGGTGAATCTGGCCCACGACTTCGCCGCGGCCAAGCCCGACGCCACGCTCGGCGACCTGGTGGCGGAACTCGACGAACGGGCGAACGCCCAGCACGCCCCGACCGTCCAGGGCGTCACCCTCGCCTCACTGCACTCCGCGAAGGGTCTGGAGTGGGACGCCGTCTTCCTGGTCGGTGTCGCCGAGGGCATGATGCCGATCTCCTATGCGAAAACGGACGAACAGATCGAGGAGGAAAGACGACTCCTCTATGTGGGCGTCACTCGCGCGCGCGATCAGCTCTCGGTCTCCTGGGCCCTGTCCCGCTCGCCAGGCGGCCGGCCCAACCGCCGCCCCAGCCGCTTCCTGAACGGCCTGCGCCCCGGATCCACCGCGACGGCGGGCCGGACCGGTACGGGCGGCTCGGGCGGCGTCGAACTGGGCTCGGGGGGCGGCCGGACGGGTGACCTGGCGGCACGCGGCACCGAGGCCGCTCCACGCCGCGCCGGCCGGACCCCGGCCCGCTGCCGCGTCTGCGGACGCACCCTGCGGGACGCCGGCGACATGAAGCTGATGCGCTGCGAGGACTGCCCCTCCGACATGGACGAGGGCCTCTACGAGCGACTGCGCGAGTGGCGCGCGGCCCAGGCGCAGCGCAGCGGCCAACCGGACTTCTGTGTCTTCACCGACCGGACGCTGATGGCGATCGCGGAAGCGGGGCCGAGCACTCCGGTTGAGCTGGGTCGCATTCCCGGTGTCCGCGCCCGCAAGCTGCAGCGGTACGGCGCCGATGTTCTCGACATCTGCGCAGGTCGGGAGCCCGGGTGCGAGGACGAGAACGACTGA
- a CDS encoding AIM24 family protein has translation MHSTLFAHIPVNHTERYTLQNPQLLKTDVTIGSSPVLARQGAMVAFEGQVDFDSQYRNRSWRNAERMTGERLELMRCKGNGIVYLANFAQYLHIMEVGRGITVDSSAVLAFDGSLNVGIVAVDSAVEVASAGAYNLELSGGGKVVLMTSGAPLALEVTPEKNICVDSDAVIAWSTSLRTQLQAPTSTSAVWRRRGSTGEGWEMHFGGQGHVLVQPSELLPPQHLRTSGVLGQFGMGGGGLSGNSLGGSRN, from the coding sequence ATGCACAGCACACTCTTCGCGCACATCCCGGTGAACCACACCGAGCGCTACACACTGCAGAACCCACAGCTGCTCAAGACCGACGTCACCATCGGCAGCAGTCCCGTCCTGGCCCGCCAGGGCGCGATGGTCGCCTTCGAGGGGCAGGTCGACTTCGACAGCCAGTACCGCAACCGCAGCTGGCGCAACGCCGAGCGGATGACCGGTGAGCGGCTCGAACTCATGCGCTGCAAGGGCAACGGGATCGTGTATCTCGCCAACTTCGCGCAGTACCTGCACATCATGGAGGTCGGCCGCGGCATCACCGTCGACTCCTCCGCCGTGCTCGCCTTCGACGGCTCCCTGAACGTCGGCATCGTCGCGGTGGACAGCGCCGTCGAGGTGGCCTCGGCCGGGGCGTACAACCTGGAGCTGTCCGGTGGCGGCAAGGTCGTCCTGATGACCTCGGGTGCGCCGCTCGCTCTGGAAGTGACGCCCGAGAAGAACATCTGCGTCGACTCGGACGCCGTCATCGCCTGGTCCACCTCGCTGCGTACACAGCTCCAGGCACCGACCTCCACCTCCGCCGTGTGGCGCCGCAGGGGCTCCACCGGTGAGGGCTGGGAGATGCACTTCGGTGGCCAAGGACATGTCCTGGTGCAGCCGAGCGAGCTGCTGCCGCCGCAGCACCTGCGTACGTCCGGGGTGCTCGGACAGTTCGGCATGGGTGGCGGTGGACTGAGCGGAAACTCCCTCGGGGGCAGCCGCAACTGA
- a CDS encoding TerD family protein yields the protein MAREFQRGHKAKISDLTAGTDLYVGVQISGPGLSFDISCFGLDADERLSDDRYFIFFNQPKSPEESIQLLGTQSGDTESFRVTLDKIPPGIQKLSFTATIDGNGQMSQIAPGYVRIVAGGEEVARYPFDGSEFSTERAVMLGDFYLKDVWRFAAVGQGFDGGLDALLKNFGGEVAEEEPAAAPQQPQADAAPGFAPPAFGAPAAPAPAPTQGFAPPAPSPSVHAAPTIAAPLHTPPGGSVPPPAAPPQGGPFTPPGAPPQGGPFTPPGAAPQGGPFTPPGAAPQGGPFTPPGAPGAFPGQAQPFGGGTQLAPVPPEAGLRVVLTKYSEAPVGDRWTEQNPQLVRTTLTKGANILAKQGSMVAYQGDIDFAHKGSGLLGKLTGQLTGQGMALMRCSGDGEVFLADEGSHLFVIRLENEQLYTSARGVLAFDEALDTEIRRIEGAGLPGGGLFSMLFSGTGAVVVKTRGVPVVLPVGPATYVDGNAVIAWSAGAQAVTTTSLRLRRSGYARQTQEAVNLQFRGAPGNFVVVQPFEV from the coding sequence ATGGCCAGGGAATTCCAACGCGGCCACAAGGCCAAGATCAGTGACCTCACCGCGGGTACGGACCTGTACGTAGGTGTACAGATCTCCGGCCCCGGGCTGAGCTTCGACATCAGCTGCTTCGGTCTGGACGCCGACGAACGGCTCTCGGACGACCGCTACTTCATCTTCTTCAACCAGCCGAAGTCCCCCGAGGAGTCGATCCAGCTCCTGGGTACCCAGTCGGGTGACACGGAGTCCTTCCGCGTCACTCTCGACAAGATTCCGCCCGGGATCCAGAAGCTGTCCTTCACGGCGACGATCGACGGCAACGGGCAGATGTCGCAGATCGCCCCCGGCTACGTCCGAATCGTCGCGGGTGGCGAGGAGGTGGCCCGGTACCCGTTCGACGGCTCGGAGTTCTCCACCGAGCGTGCCGTGATGCTGGGCGACTTCTACCTGAAGGACGTGTGGCGGTTCGCGGCCGTCGGGCAGGGCTTCGACGGCGGCCTCGACGCGCTGCTGAAGAACTTCGGCGGCGAGGTCGCCGAGGAGGAGCCCGCCGCCGCACCGCAGCAGCCGCAGGCCGACGCGGCGCCCGGCTTCGCTCCGCCCGCGTTCGGTGCCCCGGCCGCTCCGGCCCCGGCGCCCACGCAGGGATTCGCGCCGCCGGCGCCCTCACCCTCCGTGCACGCAGCTCCGACCATCGCTGCGCCTTTGCACACGCCGCCCGGCGGCTCCGTTCCGCCCCCGGCCGCGCCCCCGCAGGGCGGCCCCTTCACCCCGCCCGGCGCGCCGCCTCAGGGCGGGCCCTTCACCCCTCCGGGTGCCGCGCCTCAGGGCGGGCCCTTCACCCCTCCTGGCGCAGCTCCGCAAGGCGGCCCGTTCACGCCCCCCGGGGCTCCCGGGGCATTCCCGGGGCAGGCTCAGCCCTTCGGCGGCGGTACGCAGCTCGCGCCGGTGCCACCGGAGGCGGGGCTGCGGGTAGTTCTGACGAAGTATTCCGAGGCACCCGTCGGAGACCGCTGGACCGAGCAGAACCCGCAGCTGGTGCGGACGACGCTCACCAAGGGCGCCAACATCCTGGCCAAGCAGGGCAGCATGGTCGCCTACCAGGGCGACATCGACTTCGCCCACAAGGGTTCCGGCCTTCTCGGCAAGTTGACGGGCCAGCTGACCGGCCAGGGCATGGCCCTGATGCGCTGCTCCGGGGACGGTGAGGTGTTCCTCGCGGACGAGGGCAGCCACCTCTTCGTCATCCGCCTGGAGAACGAACAGCTCTACACCAGCGCACGCGGAGTCCTCGCCTTCGACGAGGCGCTGGACACCGAGATCCGCCGTATCGAGGGCGCTGGCCTGCCCGGGGGTGGCCTGTTCAGCATGCTCTTCTCCGGCACGGGAGCGGTCGTCGTCAAGACGCGCGGCGTTCCCGTCGTCCTGCCCGTCGGCCCGGCCACCTACGTCGACGGCAACGCCGTCATCGCCTGGTCCGCCGGCGCACAGGCCGTCACCACGACCTCGCTCAGGCTGCGCCGCTCCGGGTACGCCCGGCAGACCCAGGAGGCCGTCAACCTCCAGTTCCGCGGTGCCCCCGGCAACTTCGTCGTCGTCCAGCCCTTCGAGGTGTGA
- a CDS encoding M48 metallopeptidase family protein, which translates to MPADPLHRAGKPQRSTTSQPPSGSRASAIEVRRSARRRRTVSAYREGDRTVVLIPARMSEAEEQRWVTVMLDKLAAQESKRRLGDAELAERAARLSDQYFGGRARPTTVRWVTNQNTRWGSCTPAEGSIRLSHRLQGMPEYVVDYVLLHELAHLLVPGHGPRFWQLLEAYPRTERARGYLEGVVAADRLPHLPVGGDE; encoded by the coding sequence GTGCCCGCCGACCCCCTGCACCGCGCCGGAAAGCCACAGCGCAGCACGACGAGCCAGCCGCCAAGCGGCTCGCGGGCTAGCGCGATCGAAGTCCGCAGGAGCGCGCGACGGCGCAGAACGGTCTCCGCGTACCGCGAGGGCGATCGCACCGTCGTGCTCATCCCCGCTCGGATGTCCGAGGCGGAGGAGCAGCGCTGGGTGACCGTCATGCTCGACAAGCTGGCCGCGCAGGAAAGCAAACGACGCCTCGGCGACGCCGAACTGGCGGAGCGCGCCGCGCGGCTCTCGGACCAGTACTTCGGCGGTCGTGCCCGTCCCACCACGGTCCGCTGGGTCACCAACCAGAACACCCGCTGGGGCTCGTGCACCCCCGCCGAGGGCAGCATCCGCCTTTCGCACCGGCTGCAGGGCATGCCCGAGTACGTCGTCGACTACGTTCTCCTCCACGAACTCGCCCACCTGCTCGTACCAGGTCACGGGCCCCGTTTCTGGCAGCTGCTGGAGGCCTATCCCCGCACCGAGCGTGCGCGCGGCTACCTCGAAGGGGTGGTCGCCGCCGACCGGCTGCCGCATCTGCCGGTCGGCGGGGACGAGTGA
- a CDS encoding TOMM precursor leader peptide-binding protein → MHPMVKPALRRGWRDLNTVQFGLAPAHAMVLGPMDTATGSFLALLDGTRGLPLLRDEGRRMGLPDGHVDGLVDRLSRSGLLDDATGGGPAADDLRAKPEVLDRLRPDAAALSLIEPEPGDAMQRLAARRSLRVQVRGAGRVGAVLASLLSAAGVGEVDVRDVGRVEPWDVTPGGLPTESIGERRDMAARRAARHAAPDRPPRRRRGPRQATDPSEEMPMNRLREEPGFSLVILAPRDGVDVHAPKPGAAEPLIASGTPHLYAGVVEGTGVVGPLVLPGETGCAGCLDQSRADRDETWPRLVAQWRSGRPHQLEACDLTLATTVAGLAAGHALAFLDGHMPSSTGARWEVSVPGFDWHPRPVWPHPACSCTAAEKGASAKRNGEHTPKDGQAHETMAGQQRSTRLSRKAHAARPAGTWRAHV, encoded by the coding sequence ATGCATCCGATGGTGAAGCCCGCGCTTCGGCGCGGCTGGCGGGATCTCAACACCGTGCAGTTCGGTCTGGCACCGGCACATGCCATGGTGCTGGGCCCGATGGACACGGCGACAGGCAGTTTTCTCGCCTTGCTCGACGGCACACGCGGACTGCCGCTCCTGCGCGACGAGGGCCGCCGCATGGGCCTGCCGGACGGCCATGTGGACGGTCTGGTGGACCGCCTCTCCCGATCCGGCCTGCTGGACGACGCGACGGGCGGCGGTCCGGCCGCGGACGACCTGCGCGCCAAACCCGAGGTCCTGGACCGCCTGCGCCCAGACGCTGCCGCGCTTTCTCTGATCGAGCCCGAGCCGGGCGACGCCATGCAGCGCCTGGCCGCCCGCCGGTCACTGAGAGTGCAGGTACGGGGCGCGGGCCGGGTGGGGGCGGTGCTCGCCTCCCTGCTCTCGGCGGCCGGCGTCGGCGAGGTCGACGTCCGCGATGTCGGCCGGGTCGAGCCGTGGGACGTGACGCCCGGTGGTCTGCCGACCGAGTCGATCGGCGAGCGCAGGGACATGGCGGCACGCCGAGCCGCTCGCCACGCGGCACCCGATCGCCCGCCCCGACGCCGCCGCGGACCACGGCAGGCCACCGACCCGTCCGAGGAGATGCCGATGAACCGCCTGCGCGAGGAGCCCGGTTTCTCACTGGTCATCCTCGCCCCACGCGACGGTGTCGACGTCCACGCCCCCAAGCCCGGGGCCGCCGAGCCACTCATCGCCTCGGGCACACCGCACCTGTATGCCGGGGTGGTGGAGGGGACAGGCGTGGTCGGGCCCCTGGTCCTGCCAGGCGAGACGGGTTGCGCGGGTTGTCTGGACCAGAGCCGTGCCGATCGCGACGAGACCTGGCCGCGGCTGGTCGCCCAGTGGAGGTCCGGTCGCCCGCACCAACTCGAAGCCTGCGATCTCACCCTGGCCACGACCGTCGCCGGACTGGCCGCGGGGCATGCGCTCGCGTTCCTCGACGGGCACATGCCGTCCAGCACGGGCGCCCGCTGGGAGGTCTCGGTACCGGGGTTCGACTGGCACCCGCGCCCGGTGTGGCCCCACCCGGCATGTTCCTGCACAGCCGCGGAAAAAGGGGCCTCCGCGAAACGTAACGGGGAACACACCCCAAAGGACGGGCAGGCGCACGAGACAATGGCAGGGCAACAGCGGTCAACGAGGTTGTCCCGCAAGGCACACGCGGCACGGCCTGCTGGGACTTGGAGGGCGCATGTCTGA
- a CDS encoding NUDIX hydrolase has translation MTLHDDTVLVLKSYEDQSELRQAYLDHLAAHPDGMWKACGAGHITASGLVIDPERGRVLLTLHRKLRMWLQMGGHCEPEDTTLAGSALREATEESGIAGLTLLPGGPVRLDRHHTPCAWHLDVQYAALAPVGAVEAISDESLDLRWYAYDEVPAVADDSVVRLLDAARARL, from the coding sequence GTGACCCTGCACGACGACACGGTCCTCGTACTGAAGAGCTACGAGGACCAGTCCGAGCTGCGCCAGGCGTACCTCGACCACCTGGCGGCCCATCCGGACGGCATGTGGAAGGCGTGCGGCGCCGGGCACATCACGGCGAGCGGCCTGGTGATCGATCCCGAGCGCGGCCGGGTGCTGCTCACTCTCCACAGGAAGCTGCGCATGTGGCTTCAGATGGGCGGCCACTGCGAGCCCGAGGACACCACCCTGGCGGGTTCCGCCCTCCGCGAGGCCACGGAGGAGTCCGGCATCGCAGGTCTGACGCTCCTGCCGGGCGGCCCGGTCCGCCTCGACCGCCATCACACCCCGTGCGCCTGGCACCTCGACGTCCAGTACGCGGCCCTTGCCCCCGTCGGAGCAGTCGAAGCGATCAGCGACGAGTCCCTCGACCTGCGCTGGTACGCCTACGACGAGGTGCCGGCCGTGGCCGACGACTCGGTCGTACGCCTGCTGGACGCCGCGCGTGCACGGCTCTGA
- a CDS encoding AIM24 family protein, with product MDLQTLNAHRSTSTGVRMSVHSSKTLKVTMVSGQDLLAKAGSMIAYDGYVQFDGPPATLRRSAEEMVSGEGGKLMLCRGDGDLYLADYGGDVLILHLNNEALSVNGPTLLACDASLQLTIEPVKGLAKLSGSGLTNLVIRGTGWVALVSRGVPISLDCAERETYVDPDALIAWTDGLDMKARRTIKASALIGRGSGEAFQIGFKGRGFVVVQPSEDTGDRFKIRG from the coding sequence ATGGACCTCCAGACACTCAACGCGCACCGCTCCACCTCCACCGGCGTCCGTATGAGCGTGCACAGCTCCAAGACGCTCAAGGTCACCATGGTCAGCGGCCAGGACCTCCTGGCCAAGGCCGGCTCGATGATCGCGTACGACGGCTACGTACAGTTCGACGGCCCACCCGCCACGCTGCGGCGCAGCGCGGAGGAGATGGTCAGCGGCGAGGGCGGCAAGCTGATGCTCTGCCGGGGCGACGGGGACCTGTACCTCGCCGACTACGGCGGTGACGTCCTCATTCTCCACCTGAACAACGAGGCGCTGTCCGTCAACGGTCCCACCCTGCTCGCCTGCGACGCCTCGCTCCAGCTCACCATCGAGCCGGTCAAGGGCCTGGCCAAGCTCTCCGGCTCGGGCCTCACCAACCTCGTGATCCGTGGCACCGGATGGGTCGCACTGGTCAGCCGGGGCGTGCCGATCTCCCTCGACTGCGCCGAACGGGAGACGTACGTCGACCCGGACGCGCTGATCGCCTGGACCGACGGCCTCGACATGAAGGCCCGCCGCACCATCAAGGCCAGTGCGCTCATCGGCCGGGGCAGCGGGGAGGCCTTCCAGATCGGTTTCAAGGGGCGGGGCTTCGTGGTCGTCCAGCCCAGCGAGGACACCGGCGACCGTTTCAAGATCCGTGGCTGA
- a CDS encoding ABC1 kinase family protein has protein sequence MSDLPRKAVTRTAKLAALPLGIAGRATWGLGKRIVGESAELVGRELQQRTAEQLFKVLGELKGGAMKFGQALSVFESALPEEVAGPYRAALTKLQDAAPPMPTRTVHSVLEERIGKDWQELFLEFEEKPAAAASIGQVHRAVWHDGRTVAVKVQYPGAGEALLSDLGQLSRFARLLGPLIPGMDIKPLIAELRDRVSEELDYGLEAQAQQAHAEEFAGDPDVVVPAVVHQCDQVLVTEWMEGIPLSEVITDGSQEQRDRAGQLLTRFLFSGPARTGLLHADPHPGNFRLVPDEKRGWRLGVLDFGTVDRLPGGLPNPIGEALRLTIEGDAEAVYEMLRTEGFVKESIDLDPDAVLDYLHPIIEPVRADEFSFARGWMRSQAARIADPRSPAHQLGKQLNLPPSYLLIHRVTLSTIGVLCQLGATVRMRDELEEWLPGFLFEEFEEEGESVAEA, from the coding sequence ATGTCTGATCTTCCCCGCAAGGCGGTCACCCGGACCGCCAAGCTCGCCGCGCTTCCGCTCGGCATCGCAGGCCGGGCCACCTGGGGACTCGGCAAGCGAATCGTCGGCGAGTCGGCGGAGCTCGTGGGCCGCGAACTCCAGCAGCGCACGGCGGAACAGTTGTTCAAGGTCCTGGGCGAGCTGAAGGGCGGCGCGATGAAGTTCGGGCAGGCCCTGTCCGTCTTCGAGTCGGCGCTCCCCGAGGAGGTAGCGGGCCCCTACCGCGCGGCTCTGACGAAGCTCCAGGACGCCGCGCCCCCGATGCCGACCCGCACGGTCCACTCCGTACTGGAGGAGCGCATCGGAAAGGACTGGCAGGAGCTGTTCCTGGAGTTCGAGGAGAAGCCGGCTGCCGCGGCCTCGATCGGCCAGGTGCACCGCGCGGTGTGGCACGACGGCCGCACGGTCGCGGTGAAGGTGCAGTACCCGGGCGCGGGCGAGGCCCTGCTCTCCGACCTCGGCCAACTCAGCCGGTTCGCTCGTCTGCTGGGCCCGCTGATCCCCGGGATGGACATCAAGCCGCTCATCGCGGAGCTGCGGGACCGTGTTTCCGAAGAGCTCGACTACGGCTTGGAGGCCCAGGCCCAGCAGGCGCACGCGGAGGAGTTCGCGGGCGACCCGGACGTCGTGGTCCCGGCTGTGGTGCACCAGTGCGATCAGGTGCTGGTGACCGAGTGGATGGAGGGCATCCCTCTCTCGGAAGTGATCACCGACGGCTCTCAGGAGCAGCGCGACCGGGCGGGCCAGCTGTTGACCCGCTTCCTCTTCTCAGGCCCGGCCCGCACCGGCCTCCTGCACGCCGACCCGCATCCGGGCAACTTCCGCCTCGTGCCGGACGAGAAGCGCGGCTGGCGCCTCGGCGTGCTCGACTTCGGCACGGTGGACCGTCTGCCGGGCGGCCTGCCGAACCCGATCGGTGAGGCCCTGCGGCTGACGATCGAGGGCGATGCCGAGGCCGTCTACGAGATGCTCCGCACAGAGGGCTTCGTGAAGGAGTCGATAGACCTGGACCCGGACGCGGTCCTCGACTATCTCCACCCCATCATCGAGCCGGTCCGGGCCGACGAGTTCTCCTTCGCCCGCGGCTGGATGCGCAGCCAGGCCGCTCGCATCGCCGACCCCCGCTCCCCCGCCCACCAGTTGGGCAAGCAGCTGAACCTGCCGCCGTCCTACCTCCTCATCCACCGGGTGACCCTGAGCACCATCGGCGTCCTGTGCCAACTCGGCGCGACGGTCCGTATGCGCGACGAACTGGAGGAATGGCTGCCTGGCTTCCTGTTCGAAGAGTTCGAGGAGGAGGGCGAGTCGGTCGCGGAGGCGTAA